A single window of Thalassomonas viridans DNA harbors:
- a CDS encoding response regulator — MAKSQPRILIIDDDREYLELLTEALEADFVVKCAHNLSMAEMLISDLSPIDIALVDEHIADEKGSGWIKQQTRGESPVKSFVLYSGMATEEAILSGLECGADDFLCKPISLLALKNKLTKLIAYQHKIKDFEAELHSKDKVITISMAQASKYGACMQLSSRLNHCESYEAIRDEVFHYFYNMNLHGCLAFYPLNESAIFYHSQKGCCSPVEVEVMEILKAKPRLYRFGPRTIFNHALVSILILNLEEDHIDTDIYIDALASVIECIGARMEFITYKGSLTQVEQQIQEAVFKTKKMLGISKLHQQEVMAEIVQNIGMSFHVLDLSEEQESYLTALVHSALKKHTQDDINFMEVSNLLDQALASVDKLQALNTGQKLPGLSDEEDELF, encoded by the coding sequence ATGGCTAAGTCACAACCGCGGATTTTAATTATTGATGACGACAGGGAATACCTGGAGTTGTTGACCGAAGCCCTGGAAGCAGACTTTGTGGTCAAATGTGCCCATAATCTTTCCATGGCCGAAATGCTGATCAGTGATTTATCACCCATTGATATTGCCCTGGTGGATGAACATATCGCGGATGAAAAAGGCTCAGGCTGGATAAAGCAGCAAACCCGGGGGGAAAGCCCGGTAAAATCTTTTGTGTTATATTCGGGCATGGCAACAGAAGAGGCCATTTTAAGCGGGCTTGAATGCGGCGCCGATGATTTTCTCTGTAAACCTATTTCCCTGCTGGCGTTAAAGAACAAACTTACTAAGCTTATTGCCTATCAGCATAAGATCAAAGACTTTGAAGCTGAGCTGCACTCCAAAGATAAAGTCATCACTATTTCCATGGCCCAGGCCTCTAAATATGGCGCCTGTATGCAATTAAGCTCACGGCTTAACCATTGCGAGAGTTATGAAGCAATCCGGGATGAAGTTTTTCATTATTTTTATAACATGAATCTGCATGGTTGCCTGGCTTTTTATCCGTTAAATGAAAGCGCCATTTTTTATCATTCGCAAAAAGGTTGCTGTTCGCCGGTTGAAGTAGAAGTGATGGAAATCCTCAAAGCCAAACCCAGGTTATACCGCTTTGGTCCCAGAACCATATTTAACCACGCTTTAGTGTCTATTCTTATCCTTAACCTCGAAGAGGACCATATTGATACCGATATTTACATTGATGCCCTGGCCTCGGTGATTGAATGCATAGGGGCCAGGATGGAGTTTATTACCTATAAGGGTTCTTTGACGCAGGTGGAACAGCAGATCCAGGAAGCTGTGTTTAAAACCAAGAAAATGCTGGGCATTTCAAAACTTCACCAGCAGGAAGTGATGGCTGAAATCGTACAGAACATCGGCATGAGTTTTCATGTCCTGGATTTAAGTGAAGAGCAGGAGAGTTATTTAACCGCCCTGGTGCACAGTGCCCTGAAAAAGCATACTCAGGATGATATTAACTTTATGGAAGTCAGTAATTTATTGGATCAGGCGCTGGCCAGTGTCGATAAGCTGCAAGCCCTGAATACCGGGCAGAAGTTGCCGGGGCTTTCGGATGAGGAGGATGAATTATTTTGA